In bacterium, the following proteins share a genomic window:
- a CDS encoding TolC family protein — protein MMRKAFLIVVVQLFFCGVCFAADEALQKSFISFKDAEETAIRNSHQIGSQKYVVDSAKDDAFAQKVKRYPSLRFGADSTFVSKIGEISVPQLGLTQKVGDHVSWSTGPVVDWVVWDTGQITNQAKSLEKIADSEDNNLDYSTRQVLLGVRSAYIDVQLASEEVRLVKEALSLARAQYADVSEKKKVGTADLLDLTVAHQEVVDRERDLDEAEGALGLAQRTLVAALGFDPEKENPDSLNVEPIKAVLNVLLPRSDASVDVESHPQVKALADQREAAMLAAKSSSARHWPKVVMQGSATYQYPNLGDNTTIQQNKATLGLNLPILDWGMISKETRSRRYQAYSAEEQKKQTAIDLSRDTSRIKERIMTLKELRGANVKAVRDAVEVARLTYDSFQAGRVIFLDVQRANVKALSAKVASAQTDAELALQISRLLSLAESDGASR, from the coding sequence ATGATGCGAAAAGCGTTCCTCATCGTTGTTGTGCAACTCTTCTTTTGCGGCGTTTGCTTTGCTGCGGACGAGGCGCTGCAAAAATCGTTCATCTCGTTCAAAGATGCCGAAGAGACCGCTATCAGGAATTCGCATCAGATCGGGTCGCAGAAGTACGTCGTGGACTCGGCCAAGGACGATGCCTTTGCGCAAAAGGTGAAGCGATACCCAAGCCTCAGGTTCGGGGCGGACAGCACGTTCGTCTCCAAAATCGGAGAGATCTCCGTACCTCAGTTGGGGTTGACTCAAAAAGTAGGGGATCATGTCAGCTGGTCCACGGGACCCGTGGTCGACTGGGTCGTATGGGATACGGGGCAGATCACGAACCAGGCCAAGAGTCTCGAAAAGATAGCGGATTCCGAAGACAACAATCTGGACTACAGCACCCGGCAGGTCCTCTTGGGCGTTCGCTCGGCTTACATAGACGTGCAGCTGGCGAGCGAGGAGGTGAGGCTGGTGAAAGAGGCGCTCTCCCTCGCTCGGGCGCAATATGCCGATGTCTCTGAGAAGAAGAAGGTGGGGACCGCGGATCTGCTCGATCTCACGGTGGCTCACCAGGAGGTGGTCGACCGTGAACGCGACCTCGACGAGGCCGAGGGGGCGCTAGGTCTGGCGCAGCGGACGCTGGTCGCCGCGCTGGGTTTCGATCCGGAGAAAGAGAACCCCGATTCTCTGAATGTCGAGCCCATCAAGGCGGTGCTCAATGTGCTGCTTCCGCGATCCGATGCCAGCGTGGATGTGGAGTCTCATCCTCAAGTGAAGGCGCTTGCGGACCAGCGAGAGGCCGCTATGCTCGCGGCCAAGAGCTCCAGCGCCAGGCATTGGCCCAAGGTCGTGATGCAGGGCTCCGCAACGTACCAATATCCCAACCTCGGCGACAACACGACGATCCAGCAGAACAAGGCGACCCTCGGCCTCAATCTGCCGATCCTGGACTGGGGCATGATAAGCAAGGAAACCCGGAGCAGAAGGTATCAGGCGTATTCGGCCGAGGAACAAAAAAAGCAGACTGCGATAGATCTCTCGCGCGATACTTCGCGGATAAAGGAACGGATCATGACCCTGAAGGAATTGCGCGGGGCCAATGTGAAGGCGGTGAGAGATGCGGTGGAGGTGGCGAGGTTGACTTACGATTCTTTCCAGGCGGGCAGGGTGATATTCCTGGATGTTCAGAGGGCGAATGTGAAGGCCCTCTCCGCCAAGGTGGCTTCGGCCCAGACGGATGCGGAGCTTGCGTTGCAGATATCAAGACTGCTCTCCCTGGCTGAAAGCGATGGAGCGTCCCGATGA
- a CDS encoding ABC transporter ATP-binding protein, whose amino-acid sequence MNENAVSVRDLIVAFGDFKAVKGVSFEVVRGEIFGFLGANGAGKTTTIRVLCGLLPPTAGSVTVAGADPIMDPMAVKSRVGYMSQKFTLYRDMTIEENLRFTGKLRRLADDVIESRIKELIGFIGLDRPLYTMVKDLPAGVMQQVALVAATIHDPEIVFLDEPTAGVTPHARSRFWDLIGRMKSSGKTVFVTTHYMDEAEQCGRVALMSAGELVALGSPAELKARTFTSPIFEITPSPDAPDGWQDSLRAQEFMDELQTFGMRYHAMTKDPKAFETYMNGLLPGFLHSEIKPSLEDVFIRIVGSRER is encoded by the coding sequence ATGAACGAGAATGCGGTCTCCGTCAGGGATCTCATCGTCGCGTTCGGCGACTTCAAGGCCGTGAAAGGGGTCTCGTTCGAGGTTGTGCGCGGAGAGATTTTCGGTTTTCTGGGGGCCAACGGGGCCGGCAAGACCACCACGATCAGGGTGCTGTGCGGCCTGCTTCCTCCCACCGCCGGCTCCGTCACGGTGGCCGGCGCGGATCCCATCATGGATCCGATGGCCGTGAAGTCTCGAGTGGGCTACATGTCGCAAAAGTTCACGCTTTATCGCGACATGACGATCGAAGAGAACCTGCGCTTCACAGGCAAACTACGCAGGCTTGCCGACGACGTCATAGAATCCAGGATAAAAGAGCTGATCGGATTCATAGGGCTTGATAGGCCGCTCTACACCATGGTCAAGGATCTCCCGGCGGGCGTCATGCAGCAGGTCGCGCTGGTCGCAGCGACCATCCACGATCCGGAGATAGTATTCCTCGACGAACCGACCGCAGGGGTGACGCCGCACGCCCGGTCGCGTTTCTGGGATCTGATCGGCAGGATGAAGTCCTCCGGCAAAACTGTCTTCGTGACGACCCATTACATGGATGAGGCGGAGCAGTGCGGCCGCGTGGCCCTCATGAGCGCGGGCGAACTGGTTGCACTGGGATCTCCCGCGGAGCTCAAGGCGCGGACCTTTACGTCGCCGATCTTCGAGATCACGCCGTCGCCGGATGCGCCGGACGGCTGGCAGGACTCCCTGCGGGCGCAGGAATTCATGGATGAGCTCCAGACCTTCGGCATGCGGTATCACGCGATGACCAAGGATCCCAAGGCCTTTGAGACATACATGAATGGGCTTTTGCCCGGTTTCCTCCACAGTGAGATCAAACCGTCGCTGGAGGACGTCTTCATACGGATCGTAGGGAGCAGAGAGAGATGA
- a CDS encoding ABC transporter permease → MKGSFQFRRARAVARKEVRHILRDPFTLIVALAIPVFLTIMFGFAIDFDMHDVRMAVFDADMSQTSRVVYQKFMDSKYFLINKINPLIAFPDRPLSRDQSKIALIIPHKFEENLFNGRGAEAQILLDGADVTTVGLVSGYVAGIESALNKQLAESITPRRPLKTAELMPRFLFNPEQKSSWFIVPGLSVVILAILSILLTSLTVAREWETGSMELLLSTPTQPSEIILGKLLPYVALGLVALVFIYVAARMVFGVPFTGSYSAYVLGCLLFIGAYLSMGLLISVVAKNQQIAMQMSIISGYMPSILLSGFIFSIQNMDRGWQLFTGLFPARWTMTICRACYLKGASFSDLIGPFIAMIVLGTALFLAATKRFKRTLES, encoded by the coding sequence ATGAAGGGATCGTTTCAATTCAGGAGGGCGAGGGCGGTCGCGCGCAAGGAGGTCAGACACATCCTCCGCGACCCGTTCACCCTAATCGTGGCGTTGGCCATACCCGTCTTCCTCACGATCATGTTCGGATTCGCCATCGACTTCGACATGCACGACGTGCGAATGGCGGTCTTTGATGCGGACATGAGCCAGACGTCGAGGGTCGTTTACCAGAAATTCATGGATTCCAAATATTTTCTGATCAACAAGATCAATCCTCTGATAGCTTTCCCAGACCGTCCGTTGTCGCGCGACCAATCCAAGATTGCGCTGATCATACCGCACAAGTTTGAGGAAAACTTGTTCAACGGCCGCGGCGCCGAGGCGCAGATCCTGTTGGACGGCGCGGACGTCACCACCGTGGGCCTCGTCTCGGGATACGTGGCCGGGATAGAATCGGCGCTGAACAAACAGCTCGCCGAATCGATCACGCCTCGGAGACCGCTCAAGACGGCGGAGCTGATGCCGCGATTTCTGTTCAATCCCGAGCAAAAGAGCTCCTGGTTCATAGTCCCCGGGCTCTCAGTCGTGATCCTTGCCATATTGTCGATATTGCTAACGTCCCTCACCGTCGCGCGCGAATGGGAGACCGGCTCGATGGAGCTTCTGCTCTCTACCCCCACGCAGCCTTCGGAGATCATTCTGGGGAAACTCCTGCCTTACGTGGCTCTGGGGCTCGTGGCCCTGGTCTTCATCTACGTTGCGGCTCGCATGGTCTTCGGCGTTCCATTCACCGGAAGCTATTCAGCCTACGTCCTGGGATGCCTCCTCTTCATAGGCGCGTATCTCTCTATGGGGCTGCTTATTTCGGTGGTCGCCAAGAATCAGCAGATAGCGATGCAGATGAGCATCATCTCCGGGTATATGCCGTCGATCCTCCTGTCGGGCTTCATTTTCTCCATCCAGAACATGGACAGAGGGTGGCAGCTGTTCACCGGCTTGTTCCCGGCGCGCTGGACCATGACGATCTGCCGCGCCTGTTATCTGAAGGGCGCGTCGTTTTCCGATCTCATCGGACCGTTCATAGCCATGATCGTGCTGGGGACGGCCTTGTTTTTAGCAGCGACGAAGAGGTTCAAGAGGACTCTGGAGAGCTGA
- a CDS encoding cold-shock protein, which produces METGTVKFYNEAKGFGFITPDNGGKDLYVHSTAVQNGPIKEGDKVEFEIGQGEKGPRAEKVSRK; this is translated from the coding sequence ATGGAAACCGGCACCGTCAAGTTTTACAATGAAGCGAAGGGTTTTGGATTCATCACGCCCGACAACGGCGGAAAAGATCTCTACGTGCACTCCACCGCCGTACAGAACGGACCGATCAAAGAGGGCGACAAAGTCGAGTTTGAGATCGGCCAGGGTGAAAAAGGTCCTCGCGCTGAAAAAGTCAGCCGTAAATAA
- a CDS encoding ABC transporter permease, whose amino-acid sequence MFELLRAFVKKELRQALRDPRMKFLLFVMPVIQLTIFGLALNSDVKNIKLYARPMANDPLLRDVKRDALASGWFTPAAGNEEMVGEDIAKFKSGRVDAELYAPEGGLTKAFERGEGSLEAVIDGSDLVRARAINSYLVGILGKEVNARVGKPESIDFARQAQTKPSSTRSKPIEFATRILYNPEMMTSYNLVPGVLCMLICIITIMLTSMSIAKEKEIGTFETLISAPVSVTEILLGKTIPYIILGCVNLPFIFFVAVAGFDVPMRGSYLWLAVATAFFLITTVSIGTLLSVAARSQQQAMMASFIFLLPAIMLAGIVFPIENMPIPLKIVAAFNPLMYYSTLLRNIMLKGGDYWVLFTHTGALFLIAVVSVTMAFKRFKLHLG is encoded by the coding sequence ATGTTCGAACTTTTGCGCGCATTCGTGAAGAAGGAGCTCAGGCAGGCGCTGCGTGATCCGCGGATGAAATTTCTCCTGTTCGTGATGCCTGTGATTCAGCTGACGATATTCGGGTTGGCGCTCAACAGCGACGTGAAGAACATAAAACTCTACGCGAGGCCCATGGCCAACGATCCCCTTCTCAGGGACGTGAAACGGGATGCTTTGGCCAGCGGCTGGTTCACACCGGCTGCGGGCAATGAGGAGATGGTCGGCGAGGACATCGCAAAGTTCAAGAGCGGGAGAGTGGATGCCGAGCTGTACGCGCCCGAGGGCGGGCTCACCAAGGCGTTCGAGCGCGGCGAGGGATCATTGGAGGCGGTTATCGACGGTTCGGACCTGGTGCGCGCCAGGGCGATCAACAGCTATCTTGTCGGGATATTGGGGAAAGAGGTCAATGCCCGAGTGGGCAAACCGGAATCGATCGACTTCGCGCGGCAGGCGCAGACCAAGCCTTCGAGCACAAGATCGAAGCCGATAGAATTTGCGACGAGGATACTTTACAACCCCGAGATGATGACGTCATACAATCTGGTCCCAGGGGTGTTGTGCATGCTCATATGCATCATAACGATCATGCTGACGAGCATGTCCATAGCAAAGGAGAAGGAGATAGGCACCTTCGAGACGCTTATATCGGCGCCCGTGTCCGTCACCGAGATACTGCTCGGAAAAACCATTCCTTATATCATCTTGGGCTGCGTCAATCTGCCGTTCATCTTCTTTGTTGCGGTGGCCGGATTCGACGTGCCGATGCGGGGTTCTTACCTGTGGCTCGCGGTCGCCACGGCATTTTTTTTGATTACGACGGTGAGCATAGGGACGCTGCTCTCAGTGGCGGCGCGCAGCCAGCAGCAGGCCATGATGGCGAGCTTCATCTTTCTTTTGCCTGCGATCATGCTCGCCGGGATCGTCTTTCCGATCGAGAACATGCCGATTCCGCTCAAGATCGTGGCTGCGTTCAACCCCCTGATGTATTACTCGACTTTGCTCAGAAACATCATGCTCAAGGGAGGGGACTACTGGGTCCTGTTCACTCACACGGGGGCGTTGTTTCTGATAGCGGTCGTTTCGGTCACGATGGCTTTCAAGCGATTCAAACTGCATCTGGGATGA
- a CDS encoding radical SAM protein: protein MPRPKKLLLIAPASLEVQKAKGKYAHHLGLAMVAGLATPFFDEIRIVEETFEPLDLNETADLVGITMMTCQATRGYELADHFRKRGIPTICGGSHASFMVAECTQHFDALVVNEAELVWPQIMADFQAGALKPVYRTDSFIDLKDLPMPRKDLFLKGHTTLNTQVLQTSRGCPLGCNFCTVTKMYGSTHRTRPVEHVVEEIKRFPSRIFFFVDDNIFFTKEYAYKLFEALIPLKIKWGSQGSLEMIARDEKLLKLAADSGCISLFVGIESIEQEILNLANKSFNKVKNYEAHIRKITRAGINLIGAFMFGFDQDTKETLNKVYDFAMHNRLALVNTGIMTPFPGTAFYDKALRDKRIFDFNWEHYTGANLVCHHPTMNQEEIEAIHLRFPKRFYSWRSILTRFWANRAQPLYYLIMNLSHWWRAHNRKPDAACEYAS, encoded by the coding sequence ATGCCGCGCCCCAAAAAACTCTTACTCATCGCCCCTGCAAGCCTGGAAGTCCAAAAAGCGAAAGGAAAATACGCGCATCACCTCGGCCTCGCAATGGTGGCGGGCCTCGCCACGCCCTTTTTCGACGAGATCCGGATCGTGGAGGAGACCTTCGAACCGCTGGACCTGAACGAGACCGCGGACCTCGTCGGCATCACGATGATGACCTGCCAGGCGACGCGCGGGTATGAACTCGCGGATCACTTCCGCAAGAGGGGCATCCCGACCATCTGCGGGGGAAGCCACGCCTCGTTCATGGTCGCGGAATGCACGCAGCACTTCGATGCACTGGTCGTCAATGAGGCCGAGCTGGTGTGGCCCCAGATCATGGCGGATTTTCAAGCAGGGGCGCTCAAACCGGTCTATCGCACGGACTCCTTCATCGATCTGAAAGATTTGCCGATGCCCCGCAAGGACCTTTTCTTAAAGGGGCACACCACGCTCAACACGCAGGTGCTGCAGACCAGCCGCGGCTGCCCGCTGGGCTGCAATTTCTGCACGGTGACGAAGATGTACGGCAGCACGCATCGGACCCGTCCCGTGGAGCACGTCGTGGAGGAAATCAAGCGCTTCCCCTCGCGCATCTTCTTCTTCGTGGATGACAACATCTTCTTCACGAAAGAATACGCCTACAAGCTTTTCGAAGCGCTGATCCCGCTGAAGATCAAGTGGGGGTCGCAGGGCTCGCTGGAGATGATCGCGCGCGACGAAAAGTTGCTGAAACTCGCCGCCGATTCCGGCTGCATCAGCCTCTTCGTGGGCATCGAATCGATCGAACAGGAGATCCTGAACCTCGCGAATAAGTCGTTCAACAAGGTCAAGAATTATGAGGCCCACATCCGCAAGATCACGCGGGCGGGGATCAACCTGATCGGCGCCTTCATGTTCGGCTTTGACCAGGACACGAAAGAGACTCTCAATAAGGTATACGATTTTGCCATGCACAACCGATTGGCGCTGGTGAACACCGGGATCATGACCCCCTTCCCCGGCACCGCTTTTTACGACAAGGCGCTGCGCGATAAGAGGATCTTCGATTTCAACTGGGAGCACTACACGGGCGCCAATCTCGTATGCCACCATCCGACGATGAACCAGGAAGAGATAGAGGCAATACACCTTCGCTTTCCAAAGCGGTTTTATTCGTGGCGCTCGATCCTCACGCGTTTCTGGGCCAACAGGGCCCAGCCCCTCTACTACCTCATCATGAACCTCTCCCACTGGTGGCGGGCCCACAATCGCAAACCCGATGCGGCCTGCGAATACGCCTCATAA
- a CDS encoding ABC transporter ATP-binding protein: MPVAIELKGVSKTLGGHRALDRVTIDFTEGKLHGLIGAEGAGKTTLLRVLMELLSRDEGTIVWKDDGESKDYWALRNEVSYMPGSQSLYPDLSVEEHLEFFRELYCLSKEDYAEQRKRLLELTRLEKFQQRRARELSGGMYKKLGLMCALLQQPKVLLLDEPTNGVDPISRREFWDLLYELSLKRILIIISTAYMDEAERCHEAHLLDAGKHLASGEPRKLLADAGVASFDEFYLARSGR, encoded by the coding sequence ATGCCTGTTGCAATCGAGCTCAAGGGCGTATCCAAGACGCTGGGGGGGCATCGCGCCCTGGACAGGGTGACGATCGACTTCACCGAGGGTAAGCTGCACGGTCTGATAGGCGCCGAGGGCGCGGGCAAGACCACGCTCCTGCGCGTCCTGATGGAGCTGCTCTCGCGCGATGAAGGCACGATCGTATGGAAAGACGACGGCGAGTCGAAGGATTACTGGGCGCTGCGCAACGAAGTCTCATATATGCCCGGGAGCCAGAGCCTGTATCCCGATCTCTCCGTCGAGGAGCATCTCGAATTTTTCAGGGAGCTCTACTGTCTTTCAAAGGAAGACTACGCGGAGCAGAGAAAACGCCTGCTGGAGTTGACGAGGCTGGAGAAATTCCAGCAGCGGCGGGCGCGGGAGCTGTCGGGCGGGATGTACAAGAAGCTGGGTCTCATGTGCGCTCTGCTGCAGCAGCCGAAGGTGCTCTTGCTGGACGAGCCGACCAACGGCGTCGACCCCATCAGCAGACGCGAATTTTGGGATCTGCTCTACGAGCTTTCCCTCAAGAGGATACTCATCATCATTTCGACGGCGTACATGGACGAGGCCGAGCGCTGCCATGAAGCCCACCTCCTCGATGCGGGAAAACACCTCGCCAGCGGCGAGCCCAGGAAACTCCTGGCGGACGCCGGTGTTGCGAGCTTTGACGAGTTCTATCTCGCGCGGAGCGGAAGATGA
- the typA gene encoding translational GTPase TypA: protein MHKTAKTEKLRNIAIIAHVDHGKTTLVDFMLRQSGTFRDNQSVEERVMDSMDLERERGITIASKNCSVSWKGIKINIIDTPGHADFGGEVERGLKMVDGAILLVDASEGPLPQTRFVLKKALEANLKIIVVINKIDRKDARPQEVLNEVYSLFIDLDANDDQIDFPVLYAIGRDGIVQEKLSEAGTDLAPLFDAILSEVPPPRYDPAEPFQMLVTNLSYSDYMGRLAIGRIFNGTALKNDALVCIGEDGSPRPLKVTGLQGFSGIQVHEVEAVVPGDIVILSGIDHVDIGDTICTEDSPKPLPRITVDEPTVAMRFMCNTSPFSGRDGQYVQSRMILERLEKECRLNVALRVEPGENAQTFIVKGRGEFQMAILVETMRREGFELAVGRPQVLMKEAGGVLCEPIEHLYIDIQEEFTGTVTEKLSRRLGRMINMVNHGTGRVRLEFSIPSRGLIGYRNEFLTDTKGTGLMNSYVQGYEPFRGELTGRVAGTLVADRTGKTVPYALFHLEPRGALFVEPGVEVYEGMIVGEHNRSNDLNVNPCKEKKLTNLRSAGHDENIILSPILPMTLELAIEFIRDDEQVEVTPKNIRLRKNILPANQRK from the coding sequence ATGCACAAGACCGCCAAAACGGAAAAACTTAGGAATATCGCCATTATAGCCCACGTCGATCACGGCAAGACGACGCTCGTGGATTTCATGCTCCGGCAGAGCGGCACCTTCCGCGATAACCAGTCTGTGGAAGAACGCGTCATGGACAGCATGGACCTGGAACGCGAGCGCGGGATCACGATCGCCTCTAAGAATTGCTCCGTTTCCTGGAAGGGAATCAAGATCAACATCATCGATACCCCGGGACATGCGGATTTCGGCGGCGAGGTGGAGCGCGGCCTCAAGATGGTGGACGGCGCCATCCTGCTCGTGGACGCCTCCGAAGGCCCTCTGCCTCAGACGCGCTTCGTGCTCAAGAAAGCGCTCGAGGCAAACCTCAAGATCATCGTGGTCATCAACAAGATCGACCGCAAGGACGCGCGGCCGCAGGAGGTCCTGAACGAGGTCTATAGCCTATTCATCGACCTCGACGCGAACGACGACCAGATCGACTTCCCGGTCCTCTATGCGATCGGCCGCGACGGCATCGTGCAGGAGAAGCTCTCGGAGGCGGGAACGGACTTGGCGCCGCTCTTCGACGCGATCCTCTCCGAGGTGCCGCCGCCGCGCTACGATCCTGCCGAGCCGTTCCAGATGCTCGTGACGAATCTCTCCTATTCCGACTACATGGGGCGACTCGCGATCGGCCGCATCTTCAACGGCACCGCATTGAAGAACGACGCGCTGGTGTGCATAGGAGAGGACGGAAGTCCAAGGCCGCTCAAGGTGACGGGCCTGCAGGGGTTCTCGGGAATCCAGGTGCATGAGGTCGAGGCGGTCGTGCCGGGCGACATCGTCATCCTATCCGGCATCGATCATGTCGACATCGGCGACACGATCTGCACCGAGGATTCTCCCAAGCCGCTGCCCCGCATCACGGTCGACGAGCCCACGGTCGCAATGAGGTTCATGTGCAACACCTCGCCCTTCTCCGGCCGCGACGGCCAGTACGTCCAGTCGCGCATGATCCTGGAGCGGCTGGAAAAGGAATGCCGGCTCAACGTGGCGCTGCGCGTGGAACCGGGCGAGAACGCCCAGACCTTCATCGTCAAGGGGCGCGGCGAATTCCAGATGGCCATCCTCGTGGAGACGATGCGGCGGGAGGGCTTCGAGCTCGCCGTCGGCCGCCCTCAGGTGCTCATGAAGGAGGCGGGTGGAGTGCTCTGCGAGCCGATCGAGCACCTCTATATCGACATCCAGGAAGAATTCACAGGGACCGTGACCGAGAAGCTCTCGCGGAGGCTCGGCCGCATGATCAACATGGTGAACCACGGGACCGGCCGCGTTCGCCTCGAGTTCTCCATCCCGTCGCGAGGCCTCATCGGCTACCGCAACGAGTTCCTGACGGACACCAAGGGGACGGGCCTCATGAATTCGTACGTGCAGGGCTACGAACCCTTTCGCGGGGAGCTGACTGGCAGGGTCGCCGGGACGCTGGTGGCGGATCGCACAGGCAAGACCGTGCCGTACGCGCTCTTTCACCTGGAGCCGCGCGGCGCTCTCTTCGTGGAGCCGGGGGTCGAGGTCTACGAGGGGATGATCGTCGGCGAGCACAATCGTTCAAACGACCTGAACGTGAACCCGTGCAAGGAGAAGAAACTCACCAATCTGCGCTCGGCCGGCCACGACGAGAACATCATCCTCTCGCCGATCCTGCCGATGACGCTGGAGCTGGCGATCGAATTCATCCGCGACGACGAGCAGGTGGAGGTGACGCCCAAGAACATCCGCCTGCGCAAGAACATCCTCCCCGCCAACCAACGAAAGTGA
- a CDS encoding DUF2934 domain-containing protein, producing MANKENRNTGKTNTFMNISDQKVYEAIRKRAYELYCKRGRTHGNDTKDWLEAEKQVKKELGAGR from the coding sequence ATGGCGAACAAAGAGAATCGGAACACCGGGAAGACAAACACTTTTATGAACATCTCGGACCAAAAGGTATATGAGGCGATCAGGAAACGCGCCTATGAGTTATATTGCAAGCGAGGTCGGACTCACGGCAACGACACGAAGGACTGGCTCGAGGCCGAGAAACAGGTCAAGAAAGAGCTGGGAGCCGGACGCTAA
- a CDS encoding efflux RND transporter periplasmic adaptor subunit: protein MMNKLKSGDLKRKIKEHKRYVAVAVIAIAAAVFFLIPTGESIYVGTIEVTEVDVAPRVTSQIAERVRDEGDIVKQGDVLYRLTCEDIQVDADKSTKDYERAKKLLATGNMSPEQYDVYERNYKNWMWNIDWCTVRAPIDGTILTKFHEGGDYVYTGTKLMAMGDLTDVWAYVYVDQPLLVSLSIGQDVTGFLPELNDKRIAGKIIHIKDEAEFTPKNVQTRKERTRLVYGVKIRFDNSENLLKPGMPIEVRFTPLKR from the coding sequence ATGATGAACAAACTGAAATCAGGCGACCTCAAGAGGAAGATCAAGGAGCATAAGCGCTACGTTGCGGTGGCCGTCATCGCTATCGCCGCGGCGGTGTTCTTTCTGATCCCCACCGGGGAGTCCATCTATGTGGGCACGATCGAGGTCACTGAGGTGGACGTGGCGCCGCGCGTCACCTCGCAGATCGCAGAGAGGGTGCGCGACGAGGGCGACATCGTGAAACAGGGAGACGTGCTTTATCGTCTTACGTGCGAGGACATCCAAGTGGACGCGGACAAGAGCACCAAGGACTATGAGCGCGCGAAGAAACTTTTGGCCACCGGCAACATGTCGCCGGAGCAATATGATGTCTACGAGAGGAACTATAAAAACTGGATGTGGAATATAGATTGGTGCACCGTCCGCGCCCCCATAGACGGCACGATACTCACCAAGTTCCACGAGGGCGGCGACTATGTCTACACCGGGACGAAACTCATGGCCATGGGGGACCTCACCGACGTGTGGGCTTATGTGTACGTCGATCAGCCCCTGTTGGTCAGCCTCTCCATCGGCCAGGACGTGACCGGCTTTCTGCCGGAACTCAACGACAAGCGCATCGCAGGCAAGATAATCCACATCAAGGATGAGGCGGAGTTCACGCCGAAAAACGTCCAGACGAGGAAAGAGAGAACCCGCCTGGTGTACGGCGTCAAGATCCGCTTTGACAACAGCGAGAACCTTCTGAAGCCGGGGATGCCGATCGAAGTCAGATTCACTCCTCTGAAGCGGTGA